In Neisseria perflava, the DNA window TTGCCGCCCGTGCCGTCAACAACGAAAAAATGGGCGAAGACCGCATCCGCCGCGGCTCCGTCATCCGCGTTAAAGGCAGCGGCGATACCTTTACCGTCGTTCAAGAGCCTTTGCTGCAAGGCGCATTGGTGTCTTTAGATGCGAAAACCGGTGCAGTCCGCGCATTGGTCGGCGGCTACGACTACCACAGCAAAACCTTCAACCGCGCAACTCAAGCCATGCGCCAACCCGGCTCTACGTTTAAACCGTTTGTTTATTCCGCCGCTTTGGCAAAAGGCATGACTGCCTCCACCATGATTAACGATGCGCCGATTTCCCTGCCGGGCAAAGGTGCAAACGGCAAAGTGTGGAACCCGAAAAATTCAGACGGCCGCTATTCCGGTTACATCACGCTGCGCCAGGCTTTGACCGCTTCGAAAAACATGGTGTCCATCCGCATCCTGATGTCTATCGGCATCGGCTACGCGCAACAATACATCCAACGCTTCGGCTTCAAGCCGTCTGAAATCCCTGCTAGCCTGTCTATGGCTTTGGGTACAGGCGAAACCACACCGTTGCGTATTGCAGAAGGTTACAGCGTCTTTGCCAACGGCGGTTACAAAGTATCTGCCCACGTCATCGACAAAATCTACGACAGCCAAGGCCGTCTGAGAGCGCAAATGCAACCTTTGGTAGCCGGTGAGAACGCACCTCAGGCCATTGACCCGCGCAACGCCTACATCATGTACAAAATCATGCAAGACGTTGTCCGTGTCGGTACCGCACGCGGTGCAGCCGCACTCGGCCGCGCCGACATCGCCGGTAAAACCGGTACCACCAACGACAACAAAGACGCATGGTTTGTCGGCTTCAACCCTAGCGTTGTGACTGCCGTCTATATCGGCTTTGACAAACCGCGCAGCATGGGTCGTGCAGGTTACGGTGGTACAATCGCCGTACCGGTTTGGGTAGAATACATGCGCTTCGCCCTGAAAGGCACCAGCGTCAAACCGATGAAAGCACCTGAAGGCGTGGTTACAAACGGCGGCGAAGTGTATATGCGCGAACGCATGACCACCAGCTCCGACCTGGCCTTGGACAACAGCGGCGTTGCTCCGCGTCCTGCCCATCGTGCCGTTCCGAATGAAAACCGCCGCCGTACCGAGAGCGGCAATGCGCCAGCCCGTGAAGAATTAGACGAAACCCCAGTTCTGCCAAGCAATACCGGCAACAATAACAGACAACAACTGGACTCTCTGTTCTAACAAATCAAGGCCGTCTGAAACGTTCAGACGGCCTTTTTTGAGAAAATTCAAAGCAAAACCATGATTGATTTACACTGCCATTCAACCGTTTCAGACGGCATGCTTTCCCCAACCGAAGTCGTCCGACTCGCCCTTCAAAACGGTTGCACCCTGCTCGCCCTGACCGACCACGACCATACCGGCGGACTTGCCGAAGCACGTGCCGAAGCCGATACCCTCGGCCTCCCCTTCGTCAACGGCGTGGAAATATCCGTCACTTGGCGCGGCCGCACCATCCACATTGTCGGTTTGGACTTTGACGAACACAACGAAGCCCTGCAAAACCTGCTTGCCGAAGTCCGCAAAGGCCGTCTAAAACGATTGGAAGCCATCGCGGCCAAACTGGAGAAAAAAGGCATAACAGGCTCGTATGAAGGCGCGCTGGCATTGGCCGCCAACAAAGAAATGGCCAGCCGTACCCACATTGCCGAATTCCTCATTCGCGAAGGCCATGTTAAAAACAAACAGCAGGCATTTACCAAATATCTGGGCGACGGCAAATCCTGTTCCGTCAGACATGAATGGGCCACACTGGAAGACTGCGTAGTCGCGATTACAGGCGCGGGCGGCATGGCCATTATCGCCCACCCGATGCGCTATGAATTATCCGCCACCGCCAAACGAAACCTCTTTCAAGAATTTAAAAATCTCGGCGGCGCAGGAATTGAAGTGCACAGCGGCAACTGCTGCAAAAACGACCGCCTCAACTATGCCCTGCTTGCCGACCGTTTCGACTTTCTCGCCAGCGCAGGCAGCGACTTCCACCGCCCCAACGACTTCAGCGGCGGCATACTCGGCGCCTGTCCCGACCTACCCGAACAATGCCGTCCTGTCTGGGAACACTTTAAGGCCGTCTGAATTTTTTCATATTTTTGTAAATAGCTTATCTATCTATAAACAGAGACACAGCATCTACACAATTTACATAAGTAAATTCAATAATCAAATATACCTCATAAAACTCCCTCAACTGACATGTATCGTTTTTAAGCAATGTGTTAGGCAAACTCATTCTCTATTCTAGAAATATATGCATAATCTTTTAATTCATTAGGAATATCCTCAATTATTTCATTTCTTTTAATTCCTATTTTTATAAAGGCACCCACTGACGCCAAAAACGCAGAAAAATATTGAGATACTCCAAGATTCTTCATCCCTTCATAGAATCCATAAGCTGCCGAGATGGATCCAACCAAATCTGAAAAATCTGCTCTTAATACAATTTTATGACTAACCAGACATTTGTTTTTCATTACCTTATGTGAGTCCATTGATTTATGTAAATCACAAATTGCTTTTTCTAGTTGCAACATCTTTGTATTCTGAGTAAATATTTGATCAGGAGAACTAATTATTTCATCATACATAGCACTTAAGCATAAACGCAACATTATTAATTCATCATTATATTTTTCTTTGAAATTTAAAATTTCTTCAAGAGGTATAGATCTTTGTGGAATAGGAATAGCTTTATATAGTTCAAATTCAATCGTCCTTTGAAGAGTTTTCCTTATGTTTTTAGAAGCTTTAAAAGACAAATCTTTATGTAATTGTTGCAAACTCCAGAGATACTCTGTACCTTTATGATTATAATTATTAAAAATTTCTTCTTGAATATTCAAGAAGAAATCTTCATTTACCGAATAACTTCCTGTTAACCATACTTCTTCAATTGTTAGAATTTTTTCATTTTGAAGTAAATTAACATCACCTATATTGGAATAACTCATATAGAACATATTATTATTAGGTAAAATGATTTTATCCCAAAAAAACAGTGCCATTCTAATTTCCTGTTCTAAATCAACTCCACCCCCAATGATCGTATTACCATTAACCTCGACAGGAGGTGCCATAATAATTCCACGCTTCTTCACTTCTTATCTCCAATATTTAACTCAAAGAGTAACAAATTTTGAATATTTAGATATAAAATCCATATTTGCAATAAATAAAAATAACATAAAAATACTGTATAACTATAATATACTCCCTTCTCTAAGTAAAATCATAACAACAGAAATAAAAATGCACAGGCCGTCTGAAAAATACTTTCAGACGGCCTGTGCATTTTTATTTCTGTTTACCGCAAGTTAAAACGACCTCACCAGTGACAAACCGACTTCGTTTTGTTTGTAGCTGTACAGCCAGTCGGTGTTGCCGTTAACGCGGCGGTGTTTATAGCTGAGGACGGGCTTAAGGCCGGCGAATTTCCAGCGGTCAGCGCCTATGCTGAGGCGGTAGGTTTGTTCTTTGTCGCGGCGGCGTTGTTCGAGGACGGCATTCTCTTCCCTATGGCTGCGGATGCCGAAGGTAGCAGACACGGAAACGTCGAAACCGGCTTCAAACATTTTTGCCGCACCCAGCCGTGCGGAAATTTGGCGATAGCTGTCCACAGGGTCTTTCGTTTTGCGCTGCTGCCAGTCTATGCCACCGTAGAGCATCAGGTCGTTGCGCGGAAAATAAGACAAGGTGTTGTAAACGGAGAGGAGGCTGCCGTCGAGCAAACGGGTTTTGTCTGCATAAGAAAGGTGTTTCCACTCAGCTTCCGTGTTCCATGTCCAATCGCCCTTGTCGAGGTTCCATTCGTTGCGCACACCATAGGCGCGGTTGAGGGTTTTGCTGCCGCTGCCATTCCATTCGACAAGTGGTGCGAAGGCGAAAGTGTGGCGCTGGTTTTCAAACTGATAGCCTGCACTGAGGTTGAGCGTGTGTTCGTTGAAATCTTTATGGTCGCGGTAGAAGCGGCCATAGCCGAGCGCGCGAGCGGCAATGCCGTGGTGTCCTTTAACCTGCCAGCGGCGGACGGCGGCGGCTTCGTATTTGATGCCGTTGGCGGAAATGGGTTTGTCGCCTGAAAATTCTTCCCAACATTCGCCGTCGATTTCGGTTTTACACCACACTTTGCCGCTGGCTTCGTTGATGTTGCTATTGTGGACGGCGCCGACGGAGAGGCTGCCTTTCCAGCTTTGACGCTGGTTCAAGGCATCTTGGAAATGGGCGATGTTTTCTTTGACGGCTTCAGGCAAGTCTTCGTTTTGAAGGTGTACAAATTCAGAAGATGCTTCGCGGTTCAGACGGCCTTCAAAAAGCAGGCGTGCGTAATCAAGCCGTCCGCGTGTAAAATCGGGATGACGTTGCAACAGGGTTTCGTATTCTTGTTTGGCGGCTTTCCACTTACCTTCGCCTCGTGCAAGAGAAGCACGGGCAAACGAAGCGATATCGGGATCGTATTCGGTTTGCTGGGTATAACGCTCCAGCAGAGGGCGAACGGTTTGCCAATCGCTGCGGTTGACAGCATTAAACAGTGCCTCGCCTTGGTCGGCTTCGGAGTCGCTCTCGGCTGTCTTCCCGGTATGCGGAGCAGAAATATCGAGATGATATTCGCGCACTTTTTGTTCCTGCTCCTGCATGGTTTGGCGGGTATCCTGCCACAGGCGTTGCGCGGTGCGGTCGTCTGAAAAATCAGAACGCGGCGCGGCAAGGACGGGAGCAGAAAGAAGCAGAATCAGGCAGGCAGACGGTTTGTACATGGGATCGGCTTTCCGGTCGCAAGTTTCAGACGACCTTGAGAAATTTGGAAGCAAGTGTTTAAAAAAGCCTGCGGATGGCAGGCTTTATTTTACTTAAAGACAGATTTTAGCGTTTTACGCCGCCGTATGCCGTATCCAGATTGCGGTCGGTCTTAAATTTGGCAACACCGGCCAACGCGCTTGCACCGTTGCCGAAGAAGTGGCCTTCGGTTTTACCGAAGTGGCCGTTGGCGCGAGCGTAGCCTTCAAATGATGCGCTGGATGGCTTGATGCGGGAATGGATGTCCATCTGTACAGCGTTATTTTTCATAGAACCGGTCAAGACGCGTTGACCGAAGTCTGCGCGCAAAGTACCAACCATCGGGTTGTTGCCGGTGTAGTTATTGATACCTTTAACTGCGTAGTTGGCTACACCGGATACAGGCATAGAGGTAGCGCGTTTGTCGCCGGAGTAGAAAACGCCGCGGTTAGAGCCTTTAGCGTATTCTTTACCGACCCACTCACCGTAGTATACTTCAGAGTCACCGCTCTTGATGGTGTTGAACGCATAGCGGCCGAGGTTTTGACGGGTATATGCGTCGTTAACCTGTACGGTTTTCACGCCATTGCGGTCTGCATTGCCAGGCATACGGTTTACGTTGGTGTAGTACACGCCTGAACGGTAGGCAGCGTGTTTCATCACTTTTTCGCCTTCGGCTTCAGATGCAGGCTTGCCCCATTTTTTGCCGTATTTGTGATTTTTGTAGCCATACTCGAATGGGTTATAGGCATTATTAGCTGCAAATGCGCCTACGCTGAACACAACAGCCAAAACAGCAGCGGTGGTTTTTTGCAGATTCAGTTTCATTGAACACTCCTTGAGGTAAAACGATGGTGGGGAAAATTATGTTTCGTTGTGAGTAGAACATATCGTTATGTGAGGAGGTCTTTTTGTTCTGCAAAGCATTTTATAGGGGAAGTGTTAGCACAGAATTAGTAAATATCCTAACAATCCCCTACAAAGCGAAATTCTTTATTTTTAATTCGATACAGCCTGTATCACCTACCCTAAAACGGCAAAGAATATATTGAAACTGCCTGCCCGATACACCATAATGACCCTATAAATACTCGGAAAAAAGGTTAACGCCATGTGCCAACTGCTCGGCATGAATTGCAACACTCCCACAGACATCATGTTTTCTTTTGAAGGCTTCCGCCGTCGAGGCGGCATTACCGACCACCATGCCGATGGTTTCGGCATCGGTTTCTTTGAAGGCAAAGGCGTGCGCTTGTTTCACGACGACAAACCCAGCGCCAACTCTCCTGTTGCCGATTTGGTACGCGCCTACCAAATCAAATCTGAAAACGTTATCGCCCATATCCGCAAGGCCTCACAAGGCCAGACTTCATTGGCGAACACTCATCCCTTTATGCGCGAAATGTGGGGCGAATATTGGCTGTTTGCACACAACGGCCATTTGATTGATTTTTACCCCGAGCAGGGCGAGTACTACCATGCCGTCGGCTCAACCGATTCCGAACGCGCATTCTGCTTTATCCTCAATCGCCTGCGCAGCCGCTTTGCCACAAAACCCGAACCTGAAGTTTTGTTTGATGCCATCGCCGGATTGACCCATGAAATCCGCCGCTATGGGTTGTTCAATTTCGTCATGTCCAACGGCGACTGCCTGTTTGCCCACGCCAGTACCTTACTGCACTACATCGTGCGCAAAGCCCCGTTTGGCAAAGCGCGTCTGCTGGACGATGATGTGATGGTCGATTTTTCCACAGTAACCACGCCAAACGACAAGGTCTCCGTCATCGCCACCCTGCCCCTGACGCGTGACGAAACTTGGTCGCAGTTGGCAGTCAATGAATTGGTAATGTTTCAAGACGGTGATATCGTCCGCAGCGACCGCCCCGAAAATCCGGTTTATATGAGCGCGGAAGAAGGTTTGGAAATCGCCCGTGCCGTCGGCGTATCGGTTTAACGGTTGATTGACTGAAAAACTCAAGGCCGTCTGAAAGGGCAACTTTGCCAAAGTTGCCCTTTCAGACGGCCTTTTTATACTTAATCCATAGTCAAAGCGTTTACTATACGAAAATAGCGCAATCCGCTACAATAATAGGTCACAAACAATGAATTCAATTGCTTAGCGACCTTGCCGAGCGTATGACAAGGAAACCCGATGAAGTGCCCGTTTTGCCAACACCCCAATACACAAGTAGCCGACTCGCGATGGCTGGAAGACACCAACAGCATCCGTCGCCGTCGCAAATGCTTGGAATGCGGACAACGCTTCAGCACCTTTGAAACCGTTGAAATGCGGATGCCGCAAGTCATCAAATCCAACGGCACACGGGTTCCCTTCAATCCGCACAAACTGCAAACCAGCCTTGAGCGCGCGCTGCACAAACGCCCTGTCACACAAGAACAAATCGATGAAACCGTTGCCCTTATCGAGCAGCGCCTCTACCGTTTGGGCAAAAAAGAAGTCGCTTCGCGCATCGTCGGCGAAATGGCGATGGAAGAGCTGGCAAAAATCGACCAAGTTGCCTATGTCCGCTTCGCGTCCGTCTATAAAAGCTTTAAAGACGTTTCCGAATTCACCCAAGTCATCGCCGAATGCAAAGCCAAATAAGGCCGTCTGAAACCATGTTTTCCGCACTTGATACCCAAATGATGCAAACCGCCCTCGAGCTGGCCAAGCTTGGGCGGTTTTCTACTTCCCCCAATCCCCGCGTCGGTTGCGTGATTGCACACGGCGCCCAAATCATCGGACAAGGTTTCCACGTCAAAGCAGGCGAGCCGCACGCTGAAGTTCACGCGTTAAGGCAGGCCGGAGCGGCGGCAAAAGGCGCAACAGCCTATGTCACGCTGGAACCTTGCAGCCATTACGGCCGTACACCACCGTGCGCCGAAGCGCTGGTTCATTCCGGCGTAACGCGCGTAGTCGCCGCCATGACCGACCCTAACCCGTTGGTCGCAGGCAAAGGCTTATCCATGCTGGAAGCCGCCGGAATCCGTACAGAAAGCGGTTTGCTGGAAGCTCAGGCGCGCGAACTCAACCGCGGTTTCCTGTCGCGTATCGAACGCGGCAGACCGTTTGTCCGCCTCAAATGCGCTGCCAGTTTGGACGGCAAAACCGCTCTTTCAGACGGCCGCAGCTTTTGGATTACCGGCGAAGCGGCACGCGAAGACGTACAAATTCTCCGTGCCGAAAGTTGCGCCGTTTTGACCGGTATCGGTACCGTACTTGCCGACAACCCGAAACTCAACGTTCGCAGCTTCCCCACCCTACGTCAACCTGCGCGTATCGTCTTGGACAGCCGACTGCAAATCCCTTTGGACTGCCACCTCGTGACCGATACCGAAAGCCCGACCGTTATCGTTACCCTTTCCTCAGACGAACAACGTTTGCAGGCTCTGAGTGCATTTGAACATATCCGCATCATCAGGCCGTCTGAACACATCAACGGTCGCATCAATCTTCTTTCACTCATGCCGCAACTGGCAGAGCTTGGCTTTGGCGAAGTTCTGGTAGAAGCCGGCTCAACACTTGCTTCAGCCTTCCTGAAGGATGACTTGGTGGATGAAATCGTCCTCTACCAAGCGCCGAAACTATTAGGCGCAGGCAAACCTCTTTTCTCCATTCCTGAAAATCCGGCCGTCCTGCTTTCAGACGGCCCTTGGCAAAGTCAATCAGTAGAAATCATCGGGCAGGACATTAAATGGGTTCTCCGGAAAAAATCCACCTAATTGCCTCAGCTTGATAATTAAACCATTTTCAATAGAATCTATCTATCATTTGCATGGCAATAAATGTGTTTTTCGCCGAAATATTATAATGACTATAACGTATTCCAATTTAAAACTTTGACTTAAGTTAACTATCCTCGAGCTGATTGTCGACAAATTTTCCTTTTTTTCATCACAAAAGAATGAATTATTAAGATAAGTTAAACCATGAAAATTTGTTAAAAGTTTTTATTCTAGAAGGGTTTTAAACGGCATAAACGGTAGTTTAATTTCATGAACCATGCATTTGACAAAGAGATATTTAAAATTAAAACATTTGGTTGAGTGTAATTTCTAAAAATTCAATATTCAAAAATACCTTTTTCATACCTTACAGGCCGTCTGAACGACCGTTAAACTTTTTTGATTGAGACGAATCAGATAAGTGCTTATGATTCCGTCTAATGTAATTATAAGTATGGTTTTAAGGCTTCACACGATACGGCAGCCGGCTATGGCTATGCGGTTGCAGCAAACAACTCAGGCATCGGGAAAACACTCCCGATTTACTCATTCATTAAACGAAAGACATCATGAAAAACATTACGATACAAAAATTTGCCGATAAGACCGCAAAAATCGGCATCGTTGGCTTAGGCTACGTCGGTTTACCACTGATGTTGCGCTATGTGGATATCGGTTACCAAGTTTTGGGTTTCGACATTGACACCAACAAAGTCGACAAGCTCAACAAAGGCGAAAGCTACATTGAGCATATCCCTTCCGACAAAATTGCCGCTGCTTCCAACAGCCTGTTTGAAGCAACGACCGACTTCTCCCGCATCGGCGAAGTAGAAGCCGTCATTTTGTGCGTACCGACTCCGCTGAACAAATACCGTGAGCCGGACATGAGCTTTGTGATTGACACTACCGATGCGGTAAAACCTTACCTGCGCGCCGGTCAAGTGCTGTCTTTAGAATCCACCACCTACCCCGGTACTACCGAAGAAGAATTGCTGCCACGTATGGAAGAAGGCGGCTTGAAAGTCGGTCAAGACGTGTTCTTAGTTTACTCTCCTGAGCGTGAAGACCCGGGTAACCCTAACTTTGAAACCCGTACCATTCCAAAAGTCATCGGCGGCCATACCCCTGCCTGTTTGGAAGTCGGCCTTGCGCTGTACCAACCTGCCATCGATAAAGTTGTTCCAGTAAGCTCCACCAAAGCTGCCGAGCTGACCAAACTCCTGGAAAACATCCACCGCGCCGTAAACATTGGCTTGGTGAACGAGATGAAAATCGTTGCCGACAAAATGGGCATCGACATTCACGAAGTCATCAATGCCGCTGCGACCAAACCGTTCGGCTTCGTTGCTTATTACCCAGGTCCAGGCTTGGGTGGTCACTGTATCCCTATCGACCCGTTCTACCTGACTTGGAAAGCACGCGAATACGGCGTAAACACCCGCTTCATCGAGCTTGCCGGCGAAGTAAACTCCCACATGCCTGACTACGTTATCGAAAAAGTCGGCCTGGCTTTGAATGACCACAACCGTTCTATCAAAGACAGCAAAATCTTGGTATTGGGTATCGCCTACAAGAAAAACGTGGACGATATGCGTGAAAGCCCGTCTGTAGAAGTGATGGACCGCCTGCACAAACTGGGCGCAGTGGTTTCCTACTCTGACCCGCACGTTCCAGAGTTCCCACACATCCCCGGCCACCACTACTTCGACCTGAAGAGCGAAGCGCTGACTCCTGAAACTGTCGCCCAATACGATTGCGTGGTTCTGACCACCGATCACGACAAATTCGACTATGACATGATCACCGAACATGCCAAGCTGATTGTCGATACACGCGGCAAATTCCCAGTAAAAAATCCTAAAGTCATCAAAGCATAATCTTGCTTCAGACACATCCGGCTGCCTCCGGTTTCCCCGACCGGGACGGTAGCCGGTTTCCCAAGGCTATTTGTTTTTCAGACGGCCTTGGCAAACCGGCAACGGTAACAACACATACCCTACGAAAAACGCTCAGCTCGAACTTCTGGCCGTCTGAAAACAAATAATATGAACGCGAAAAAAATCCTCGGCTACGCATTGGGCCCGATAGGAAGCGCCGCTTTCGGCCTGCTTTCCCTGCCGCTCATCTCATGGTACTTCCCTGCGGAAGACATCGGCCGTATCGTACTCTTGCAGACCATTGCCGGACTGAGCATCCTGTTGCTGGGCTTGGGGCTGGACCAATCCTATATTCGCGACTATTACGCCGTTAAAGACAAGGCCGCGCTGTTCAAATCCGTTTTTTTATCGCCATTGATTCTGACTGTGGCGGTTGTGGTTTTAGTGTTACTGATAAACGCATCATGGCCGTCTGAAATCATTTTTGACATCCCCAGTGCAAATTTGGGGATTCTCTTTCTGATTTTCTTGGCCACTACGCTGATTACCCGTTTTTTAGCCTTGATTTTGCGGATGAAAGAGCAGGCATTGGCTTTTTCCGTCAGCCAGCTTGCGCCGAAATTCTTGATTTTGGTGTTGGTTTTTGCCGTGATTGCTTCCGGCTTACCTACCAATACTACTTCGCTGGTTTTTACCTACACCGCAGCCCAAGTGCTGACCGTTGTACTGTTGATATATCAGCTGCGCCAAGACCTGCAAGCCGTTTCCCATGCGAAATGGTCGCCCGAGCTGCATCGGGACGGCCTGCGCTACGGCCTGCCGCTGGCATTCGGCAACTTGGCCTATTGGGGCCTGACTTCGATTGACCGCTTTGTCCTCAAAGACATCTCGGGTTTGGACGAATTGGGCATCTATTCGATGGCAGTCAGCTTTGGTGCCGTCGCCTTGATTTTCCAAAGTGTGTTTTCCACTATTTGGGCGCCTTTGGTGTTCAAATGGGTAGAAGAAAAAACCAATCTGGATAAAATCGGCGACATCACGCTTTCCATGACCGTCCTCATCAGCGCAATGATTTGCCTCATTGGGATTTTCTCGCCGATGGTGACCTGGATACTGCCGGAAAAATACACGCAGGTTCAATTTATCCTGCTCTCGTGTATGCTCTTCCCCCTGTTTTACACGCTGACCGAAGTCAGCGGCATCGGTTTGAACGTTGTCCGCTCAACTTGGCTGATTACCGTCATCAACATCGTTGCCTTTATCGCCAATACCGCCCTGCTCTATCTGCTGGTACCGAAATTCGGTGCAAAAGGTGCGGCTATGGCCAGCGCAACGGCTTTTTGGCTGTTTTTCATCTTTAAAACCGAATTCTCTTCACGCCTGTGGCAGCCTTTGCCGCGCCTGAAGATTTATACAAACTCAACGCTCTGCCTGATGATCTGCCTTGCCTATACTTGGCTGGGTACGCGCGACAACTACATCTGGTTTGCGCTGGCATGGGCAGTCGGGCTGGGTTTCCTGTTCCTAAAATACAAACAAGCACTATTTGCCGCGACCGAAAAAATCAAAGCCAAATTAAACCGTTCGGCAAAATAGCCAACCTGAGATTCATGTCTCTACGATAACAACAGAACGACTATGAAAATAAAACGTCTAAATTTATACACTTACATCCTATACATTATGTTTACAGCTTATATGCTGGGGCCGGCGCTGTCTTTTAAAATCGGCGTACCGCGCATCGATAATCCTTTATCGTTGTTGTTCGTATTGATTGGCCTTGCCGTATTCTTTTTGGAGGGCAAGCATATTCCGCGCAAAATTTTTGTCATGCTCTGCGCCCTGGCCGCCATGTGTATTTGGCCGGCCATCCACATGGGCATTACATCGCT includes these proteins:
- a CDS encoding DUF6236 family protein is translated as MAPPVEVNGNTIIGGGVDLEQEIRMALFFWDKIILPNNNMFYMSYSNIGDVNLLQNEKILTIEEVWLTGSYSVNEDFFLNIQEEIFNNYNHKGTEYLWSLQQLHKDLSFKASKNIRKTLQRTIEFELYKAIPIPQRSIPLEEILNFKEKYNDELIMLRLCLSAMYDEIISSPDQIFTQNTKMLQLEKAICDLHKSMDSHKVMKNKCLVSHKIVLRADFSDLVGSISAAYGFYEGMKNLGVSQYFSAFLASVGAFIKIGIKRNEIIEDIPNELKDYAYISRIENEFA
- a CDS encoding Slam-dependent surface lipoprotein, giving the protein MKLNLQKTTAAVLAVVFSVGAFAANNAYNPFEYGYKNHKYGKKWGKPASEAEGEKVMKHAAYRSGVYYTNVNRMPGNADRNGVKTVQVNDAYTRQNLGRYAFNTIKSGDSEVYYGEWVGKEYAKGSNRGVFYSGDKRATSMPVSGVANYAVKGINNYTGNNPMVGTLRADFGQRVLTGSMKNNAVQMDIHSRIKPSSASFEGYARANGHFGKTEGHFFGNGASALAGVAKFKTDRNLDTAYGGVKR
- the nrdR gene encoding transcriptional regulator NrdR translates to MKCPFCQHPNTQVADSRWLEDTNSIRRRRKCLECGQRFSTFETVEMRMPQVIKSNGTRVPFNPHKLQTSLERALHKRPVTQEQIDETVALIEQRLYRLGKKEVASRIVGEMAMEELAKIDQVAYVRFASVYKSFKDVSEFTQVIAECKAK
- a CDS encoding surface lipoprotein assembly modifier, producing MYKPSACLILLLSAPVLAAPRSDFSDDRTAQRLWQDTRQTMQEQEQKVREYHLDISAPHTGKTAESDSEADQGEALFNAVNRSDWQTVRPLLERYTQQTEYDPDIASFARASLARGEGKWKAAKQEYETLLQRHPDFTRGRLDYARLLFEGRLNREASSEFVHLQNEDLPEAVKENIAHFQDALNQRQSWKGSLSVGAVHNSNINEASGKVWCKTEIDGECWEEFSGDKPISANGIKYEAAAVRRWQVKGHHGIAARALGYGRFYRDHKDFNEHTLNLSAGYQFENQRHTFAFAPLVEWNGSGSKTLNRAYGVRNEWNLDKGDWTWNTEAEWKHLSYADKTRLLDGSLLSVYNTLSYFPRNDLMLYGGIDWQQRKTKDPVDSYRQISARLGAAKMFEAGFDVSVSATFGIRSHREENAVLEQRRRDKEQTYRLSIGADRWKFAGLKPVLSYKHRRVNGNTDWLYSYKQNEVGLSLVRSF
- a CDS encoding PHP domain-containing protein → MIDLHCHSTVSDGMLSPTEVVRLALQNGCTLLALTDHDHTGGLAEARAEADTLGLPFVNGVEISVTWRGRTIHIVGLDFDEHNEALQNLLAEVRKGRLKRLEAIAAKLEKKGITGSYEGALALAANKEMASRTHIAEFLIREGHVKNKQQAFTKYLGDGKSCSVRHEWATLEDCVVAITGAGGMAIIAHPMRYELSATAKRNLFQEFKNLGGAGIEVHSGNCCKNDRLNYALLADRFDFLASAGSDFHRPNDFSGGILGACPDLPEQCRPVWEHFKAV
- a CDS encoding class II glutamine amidotransferase — translated: MCQLLGMNCNTPTDIMFSFEGFRRRGGITDHHADGFGIGFFEGKGVRLFHDDKPSANSPVADLVRAYQIKSENVIAHIRKASQGQTSLANTHPFMREMWGEYWLFAHNGHLIDFYPEQGEYYHAVGSTDSERAFCFILNRLRSRFATKPEPEVLFDAIAGLTHEIRRYGLFNFVMSNGDCLFAHASTLLHYIVRKAPFGKARLLDDDVMVDFSTVTTPNDKVSVIATLPLTRDETWSQLAVNELVMFQDGDIVRSDRPENPVYMSAEEGLEIARAVGVSV
- the ribD gene encoding bifunctional diaminohydroxyphosphoribosylaminopyrimidine deaminase/5-amino-6-(5-phosphoribosylamino)uracil reductase RibD, giving the protein MFSALDTQMMQTALELAKLGRFSTSPNPRVGCVIAHGAQIIGQGFHVKAGEPHAEVHALRQAGAAAKGATAYVTLEPCSHYGRTPPCAEALVHSGVTRVVAAMTDPNPLVAGKGLSMLEAAGIRTESGLLEAQARELNRGFLSRIERGRPFVRLKCAASLDGKTALSDGRSFWITGEAAREDVQILRAESCAVLTGIGTVLADNPKLNVRSFPTLRQPARIVLDSRLQIPLDCHLVTDTESPTVIVTLSSDEQRLQALSAFEHIRIIRPSEHINGRINLLSLMPQLAELGFGEVLVEAGSTLASAFLKDDLVDEIVLYQAPKLLGAGKPLFSIPENPAVLLSDGPWQSQSVEIIGQDIKWVLRKKST
- a CDS encoding penicillin-binding protein 1A, with the translated sequence MIKKIITTCMGLLLGLALFGVGLIAIAILVTYPKLPSLDSLQHYKPKMPLTIYSSDGQVIGVYGEQRREFTKIGDFPKILKDAVIAAEDKRFYDHWGVDVWGVARAAIGNVMAGGVQSGASTITQQVAKNFYLSSERSFTRKFNEALLAYKIEQSLSKDKILELYFNQIYLGQRAYGFASAAQIYFNKNVNELTLAEAAMLAGLPKAPSAYNPIVNPERAKLRQAYILNNMLEEGMITLQQRDQALKEELHYERFVQNIDQSALYVAEMVRQELFEKYGEDAYTQGFKVYTTVDTAHQRVATEALRKVLRNFDRGSSYRGAENYIDLSKSDNVEETVSQYLSTLYTVDKMIPAVVLEASRKGVQIQLPSGRKVTLNSHALGFAARAVNNEKMGEDRIRRGSVIRVKGSGDTFTVVQEPLLQGALVSLDAKTGAVRALVGGYDYHSKTFNRATQAMRQPGSTFKPFVYSAALAKGMTASTMINDAPISLPGKGANGKVWNPKNSDGRYSGYITLRQALTASKNMVSIRILMSIGIGYAQQYIQRFGFKPSEIPASLSMALGTGETTPLRIAEGYSVFANGGYKVSAHVIDKIYDSQGRLRAQMQPLVAGENAPQAIDPRNAYIMYKIMQDVVRVGTARGAAALGRADIAGKTGTTNDNKDAWFVGFNPSVVTAVYIGFDKPRSMGRAGYGGTIAVPVWVEYMRFALKGTSVKPMKAPEGVVTNGGEVYMRERMTTSSDLALDNSGVAPRPAHRAVPNENRRRTESGNAPAREELDETPVLPSNTGNNNRQQLDSLF